A window from Solanum stenotomum isolate F172 chromosome 7, ASM1918654v1, whole genome shotgun sequence encodes these proteins:
- the LOC125871795 gene encoding thiamine pyrophosphokinase 1 isoform X1, producing the protein MMFIPSPFFNLSNRISRGVRKLATMSLTSHSSTFLLPNLPTDDGPALTYALVILNQSLPKFTPLLWKHAKVHICADGGANRVFDELPGMFPHEEPSEIRKRYKPYAIKGDMDSIRTDVLDYYRGLGTKIIDESQDQDTTDLNKCVTYIRDSLNPEHPNLCILVTGALGGRFDHEMGNINVICCFPSMRIILLSDDSLIQLLPSKHHHKIHIHSSVEGPHCGLIPIGMVAGRTSTTGLQWNLDNTEMRFGGLVSTSNIVKENIVTVQSDSDLLWTISIKKD; encoded by the exons ATGATGTTCATACCTTCTCCATTCTTCAATCTGAGTAACAGAATCAGTAGGGGCGTGCGCAAGTTAGCAACGATGAGTTTGACGTCTCATTCTTCTACTTTCCTCCTGCCAAATCTTCCCACCGACGACGGACCTGCTCTAACGTACGCTCTCGTTATCCTTAACCAAAGCCTCCCGAAATTCACTCCTCTGCTTTGGAAGCACG CAAAGGTTCATATTTGTGCTGACGGTGGAGCGAATAGGGTGTTTGATGAATTGCCTGGCATGTTTCCTCATGAAGAGCCTTCTGAAATTCGTAAGAG GTACAAGCCATATGCTATAAAAGGAGATATGGATTCAATCAGAACTGATGTTCTTGATTATTATAGAGGCTTG GGAACCAAGATAATTGATGAATCTCAAGATCAAGATACTACAGATCTTAATAAATGTGTTACATATATCCGTGACTCACTAAACCCAGAACATCCAAAT TTGTGTATTCTAGTCACTGGAGCACTTGGGGGAAGGTTTGACCATGAGATGGGAAATATTAATGTCATATGCTGTTTCCCCTCCATGCGGATTATTCTTCTCTCTGATGATAGCCTAATCCAACTTCTTCCAAGTAAGCATCATCACAAGATTCATATACACTCCTCAGTTGAGGGCCCACATTGCGGACTCATACCCATTGGAATGGTTGCCGGAAGAACCAGTACTACGGGTCTCCAATGGAATCTGG ATAATACCGAAATGAGATTTGGTGGCTTAGTCAGTACATCTAATATTGTGAAAGAAAACATAGTTACAGTGCAATCCGATTCTGACCTCCTATGGACAATTTCTATCAAAAAAGATTGA
- the LOC125871795 gene encoding thiamine pyrophosphokinase 2 isoform X2: MFPHEEPSEIRKRYKPYAIKGDMDSIRTDVLDYYRGLGTKIIDESQDQDTTDLNKCVTYIRDSLNPEHPNLCILVTGALGGRFDHEMGNINVICCFPSMRIILLSDDSLIQLLPSKHHHKIHIHSSVEGPHCGLIPIGMVAGRTSTTGLQWNLDNTEMRFGGLVSTSNIVKENIVTVQSDSDLLWTISIKKD, encoded by the exons ATGTTTCCTCATGAAGAGCCTTCTGAAATTCGTAAGAG GTACAAGCCATATGCTATAAAAGGAGATATGGATTCAATCAGAACTGATGTTCTTGATTATTATAGAGGCTTG GGAACCAAGATAATTGATGAATCTCAAGATCAAGATACTACAGATCTTAATAAATGTGTTACATATATCCGTGACTCACTAAACCCAGAACATCCAAAT TTGTGTATTCTAGTCACTGGAGCACTTGGGGGAAGGTTTGACCATGAGATGGGAAATATTAATGTCATATGCTGTTTCCCCTCCATGCGGATTATTCTTCTCTCTGATGATAGCCTAATCCAACTTCTTCCAAGTAAGCATCATCACAAGATTCATATACACTCCTCAGTTGAGGGCCCACATTGCGGACTCATACCCATTGGAATGGTTGCCGGAAGAACCAGTACTACGGGTCTCCAATGGAATCTGG ATAATACCGAAATGAGATTTGGTGGCTTAGTCAGTACATCTAATATTGTGAAAGAAAACATAGTTACAGTGCAATCCGATTCTGACCTCCTATGGACAATTTCTATCAAAAAAGATTGA
- the LOC125871216 gene encoding uncharacterized protein LOC125871216, giving the protein MATNLDQENAPPVQVQDLPVLSTNAFYMHPSENAGSSIVPVLFDGSGYRSWRRGILRALSVKNKTEFINGKIMKPDPDSGNFAHLQYVNNAKELWDELTDRYDQTNGAKLHQLQREIAELTQENLDVTGYYTKMRRLWEELTTLDTSCQCRCSCTCDGKTKMYKAEQDRQLIHFLMGLNEVYTIIRGSILMMNPLPTMAQAFSILVQEEKQREVKPHGKFNLESTSLHVNAASTSTNFKTNYAPSKSNWGSNSGSNSGGNWGNNSGGSRPPNKSHLFCDYCKKSRHIREKCFRLHGFPEDFKFTKGKNVVGTTAAAHKGKCHEGSEDRYHEKKTLVLTKQHLE; this is encoded by the exons ATGGCTACAAATCTCGATCAGGAAAATGCACCACCAGTTCAAGTTCAGGATCTGCCAGTTCTATCCACCAATGCTTTCTACATGCATCCATCTGAGAATGCTGGATCTTCGATCGTTCCAGTTCTCTTTGATGGATCAGGTTATCGCTCTTGGAGACGAGGAATTCTCAGAGCATTATCAGTGAAGAATAAGACAGAATTTATCAATGGAAAAATCATGAAACCAGATCCAGATTCAGGCAATTTCGCCCA CTTGCAATATGTTAACAATGCAAAGGAGTTGTGGGATGAGTTAACCGATAGGTACGATCAAACAAATGGAGCAAAGTTGCATCAATTGCAACGCGAAATAGCGGAATTAACTCAGGAGAACCTTGATGTTACTGGTTATTATACCAAAATGAGGAGACTATGGGAGGAGCTTACTACTTTGGACACTAGTTGCCAATGCAGATGTTCATGTACTTGTGATGGAAAAACAAAGATGTACAAAGCTGAGCAGGATAGACAACTCATTCACTTCCTCATGGGGTTGAATGAAGTATACACAATCATTCGAGGCAGCATCCTGATGATGAATCCCTTACCTACCATGGCCCAAGCTTTCTCCATCTTAGTACAAGAGGAAAAGCAGAGGGAAGTCAAACCTCATGGTAAGTTCAACCTGGAATCCACCTCCTTACATGTGAATGCTGCTAGTACTAGTACAAATTTTAAGACAAATTATGCTCCATCTAAAAGCAATTGGGGAAGTAACAGTGGTAGCAACAGTGGAGGAAATTGGGGGAATAACAGTGGAGGAAGCAGGCCTCCAAATAAGTCTCATTTGTTCTGTGATTACTGTAAGAAGTCTAGGCATATAAGAGAAAAATGCTTCAGACTCCATGGTTTTCCTGAAGATTTTAAGTTCACGAAAGGTAAGAATGTTGTAGGAACAACAGCTGCTGCACACAAAGGAAAATGTCATGAAGGAAGTGAAGATAGATATCATGAGAAGAAAACTCTAGTTTTAACTAAGCAACATCTTGAGTAG